In the genome of Gordonia rubripertincta, one region contains:
- a CDS encoding DUF779 domain-containing protein: MTTEQIAPDRVVATDAAVQLLTKLSELHGGLMIHQSGGCCDGSAPMCYPVGEYRVGQRDVLVGEIELPEPIPAVRVWINGDQFELWKHTQLILDVVKGRGAGFSLEAPEGVRFLSRARAFTEQENQLLAASPPLTGATAGP; encoded by the coding sequence ATGACCACCGAACAGATTGCTCCTGATCGGGTGGTCGCCACAGACGCCGCCGTGCAGCTCCTGACCAAGTTGTCGGAGTTGCACGGCGGACTCATGATCCACCAGTCCGGTGGATGCTGTGACGGCTCGGCCCCGATGTGTTATCCGGTGGGGGAGTACCGGGTCGGCCAGCGCGACGTGCTGGTCGGCGAGATCGAACTCCCCGAACCCATTCCGGCAGTGCGGGTCTGGATCAACGGTGACCAGTTCGAGCTGTGGAAACACACACAACTCATCCTCGACGTCGTGAAGGGGCGCGGTGCCGGGTTCAGTCTGGAAGCGCCCGAAGGCGTGCGTTTCCTCTCCCGGGCGCGGGCCTTCACCGAGCAGGAGAACCAACTGCTCGCCGCGTCGCCACCCTTGACGGGCGCAACCGCCGGACCCTGA
- a CDS encoding IniB N-terminal domain-containing protein produces MPTNAVLDFILGLLRDEEAFNSYCGNPQAAIDRAGLTGITPAHISAAAPLVANSGLAAGGAAGGGLGALVGGGSVGGAVGGAVGGAVGGGASAGGGIGFGLGGLGLGDINLGGGGIGLGGVNFGGVNLGGIGLSDFDFGGLLGGIGLGGVDLSGLSLADLDLGGIAFGDLDLAGQLAVALGAALSAGLGAGGAVAAQFGATLGAALDTVVAGGLELSAGAGPVIAGALAGAIDAEGALIGQLGASLDALLAAGAGLGGGLAAQLSSALGAGGELAGEFGATLGGLLGATLGAGGALGADLATALAAGLGAGGAISAVLSGALGLGAELSADLTAALTSTLGVAGDLSATLSGLLDAQAVADLSGELGATLTGALGSTLAAGGSAAASVGTALGVALTSTAAAAGGLALTGAAGANAVLGGALTAALGVGGGAQAGLAATLESVLAAGGLVDLDAVLTAGGDLGATFAGALAAGLEAGGDAAGALGAALGGTLAAALDGGLAADLTAGLGGALETGLGLGTGLGAGLGSVFEGSVGGALEGGLNVVGGLGGELGGALGGLLSAGVGLDTALSTVLSGVLGAAAGADLGAALGGALELGGVLGTDLTGLLDAGLTTDLAAQLGAALGGGGDLAAQLGAALGGVLGATAGVDGILDAAAGAGLGVGELLAGDLGGALGVDGALITQLGGALDAALGAGADLGLVTETAGDLTDTLGTVLGAGGDVGADLGASLGAVLGTALTGDLGGDLAGRLAGGADLGGALTGTLSNALDVDLAATNGLVTTLESTLQGGLNGALTGELGAVLNPSLVISPEDGINIGGPILTGDLTGGAVGDLTGGLETGLGGGLAGLGTTLESGLGSTLGGDLGLGGDLGLGGGLGLDSSLPADVTGDLTTAVSGAADGAATVGGDATAAVGSSLGGTLGATTDAIGNLGADLPGDLSGSLTGGLTGGGEAGGGEAGGGVDLGGVGSGDVDLGGTTSTDAGLGGAVDSTVDGAVDTTSGLTGDLTGGLTGGLTGGLTGGLGADSGADTAASGDVDAGPDAG; encoded by the coding sequence ATGCCGACCAATGCGGTACTCGACTTCATCCTCGGTCTGCTCCGCGACGAGGAAGCATTCAACAGCTACTGCGGTAATCCCCAAGCGGCGATCGACCGCGCCGGGCTCACCGGGATCACACCCGCCCACATCTCGGCGGCAGCCCCACTCGTCGCCAACTCCGGACTGGCCGCCGGCGGCGCTGCCGGTGGTGGCCTCGGCGCCCTCGTCGGCGGCGGTTCGGTCGGCGGGGCCGTCGGAGGAGCAGTCGGAGGGGCCGTCGGAGGCGGCGCGAGCGCCGGTGGCGGAATCGGATTCGGGCTCGGGGGACTGGGCCTCGGTGACATCAATCTCGGCGGGGGCGGCATCGGCCTCGGTGGCGTGAACTTCGGCGGCGTGAACCTCGGCGGGATCGGCCTGAGCGACTTCGACTTCGGCGGACTCCTCGGCGGTATCGGGCTCGGGGGCGTCGACCTGTCCGGCCTCTCCCTCGCCGACCTGGACCTCGGCGGTATCGCCTTCGGTGACCTGGACCTGGCCGGTCAGCTGGCCGTCGCCCTCGGCGCGGCCCTGTCCGCCGGGCTGGGCGCCGGAGGTGCCGTGGCCGCACAGTTCGGCGCCACCCTGGGCGCCGCCCTGGACACCGTGGTCGCCGGCGGCCTCGAACTGAGTGCGGGTGCCGGACCGGTGATCGCCGGTGCGCTGGCCGGCGCGATCGACGCCGAAGGTGCACTGATCGGTCAGCTCGGCGCATCACTCGACGCCCTCCTCGCCGCGGGCGCCGGACTCGGAGGCGGGCTCGCCGCCCAGTTGTCGTCGGCGCTCGGTGCGGGCGGCGAACTCGCCGGCGAGTTCGGCGCGACCCTCGGCGGACTGCTCGGCGCCACCCTCGGTGCCGGCGGTGCGCTCGGCGCCGATCTCGCCACCGCGCTCGCCGCCGGACTCGGTGCGGGCGGCGCCATCTCCGCGGTCCTCTCCGGCGCGCTCGGCCTCGGTGCCGAGCTGTCGGCCGACCTCACCGCCGCCCTCACCTCGACGCTCGGCGTCGCCGGTGACCTGTCCGCGACACTGTCCGGACTACTCGACGCGCAGGCCGTCGCCGACCTGTCCGGTGAGCTCGGTGCGACCCTGACCGGTGCCCTCGGCTCGACCCTGGCGGCGGGCGGTTCGGCCGCCGCGTCGGTCGGCACCGCTCTGGGCGTTGCTCTGACCTCCACCGCTGCCGCGGCCGGCGGATTGGCACTGACCGGCGCGGCGGGTGCGAACGCGGTTCTCGGCGGTGCGCTGACCGCCGCTCTCGGAGTGGGCGGAGGTGCCCAGGCGGGTCTCGCGGCGACCCTGGAATCGGTGCTGGCCGCCGGTGGTCTCGTCGACCTCGACGCGGTCCTCACCGCAGGTGGCGACCTGGGTGCGACCTTCGCGGGCGCGCTCGCCGCAGGTCTCGAAGCCGGCGGCGACGCCGCGGGTGCCCTGGGCGCCGCACTCGGCGGCACCCTGGCCGCCGCGCTGGACGGCGGCCTCGCGGCCGATCTGACCGCCGGACTCGGTGGTGCACTCGAGACCGGACTGGGTCTCGGGACAGGACTGGGCGCCGGTCTCGGCAGCGTCTTCGAGGGCTCCGTCGGGGGCGCCCTCGAAGGCGGGCTGAACGTGGTCGGCGGTCTGGGTGGCGAGTTGGGTGGCGCACTCGGCGGGCTGCTGTCGGCCGGTGTCGGTCTGGACACCGCGCTGAGCACCGTGCTCAGCGGCGTCCTGGGAGCAGCTGCCGGTGCCGATCTCGGGGCCGCGCTGGGCGGGGCCCTCGAACTCGGCGGCGTGCTCGGCACCGACCTGACCGGCCTCCTCGACGCAGGCCTCACCACCGACCTGGCCGCCCAGTTGGGGGCCGCGCTCGGCGGCGGCGGCGACCTCGCTGCGCAACTCGGTGCCGCGCTCGGCGGTGTACTCGGTGCGACCGCGGGTGTCGACGGCATTCTCGACGCCGCGGCGGGTGCCGGCCTCGGTGTCGGCGAGCTACTGGCCGGTGACCTCGGTGGGGCGCTCGGCGTCGACGGCGCCCTCATCACCCAACTCGGTGGAGCACTGGACGCCGCACTCGGGGCGGGCGCCGATCTGGGCCTGGTCACCGAGACCGCCGGCGACCTCACCGACACGCTGGGGACGGTCCTCGGAGCCGGCGGCGATGTGGGAGCCGACCTCGGCGCCTCACTCGGTGCCGTTCTCGGTACCGCGCTGACCGGCGACCTCGGCGGCGACCTCGCCGGACGGCTGGCCGGCGGAGCGGACCTGGGGGGTGCCCTCACCGGCACGCTGAGCAATGCGCTCGATGTCGATCTGGCGGCCACGAACGGTCTGGTCACGACCCTGGAGTCGACATTGCAGGGCGGTCTCAACGGGGCGTTGACGGGTGAGCTCGGTGCGGTGCTCAACCCGAGTCTCGTGATCTCGCCGGAGGACGGCATCAACATCGGCGGCCCGATCCTGACCGGCGACCTCACCGGCGGTGCCGTCGGTGACCTGACCGGAGGCCTGGAGACGGGGCTCGGCGGCGGACTCGCCGGACTCGGGACGACGCTGGAGTCGGGGCTCGGTTCGACCCTCGGCGGCGATCTGGGCCTCGGCGGCGATCTGGGCCTCGGCGGTGGTCTGGGCCTCGACAGCTCGCTCCCCGCGGATGTCACCGGCGACCTGACGACCGCCGTCTCCGGTGCGGCCGACGGCGCGGCGACCGTCGGCGGTGACGCGACCGCGGCGGTCGGGTCGAGCCTGGGCGGCACCCTCGGCGCGACGACCGATGCGATCGGCAACCTGGGCGCCGACCTGCCGGGCGACCTCTCCGGCAGCCTGACCGGTGGACTCACCGGCGGCGGCGAGGCCGGTGGCGGCGAGGCCGGTGGCGGCGTCGACCTCGGCGGTGTCGGCAGCGGCGATGTGGACCTCGGCGGCACCACCTCCACCGACGCCGGACTCGGTGGCGCCGTCGACTCGACGGTCGATGGTGCGGTCGACACGACGAGCGGCCTCACCGGAGATCTCACCGGAGGGCTGACGGGTGGTTTGACCGGAGGTCTCACCGGTGGGCTGGGAGCCGACTCGGGTGCCGATACCGCCGCATCCGGAGACGTCGACGCCGGACCCGACGCCGGCTGA
- a CDS encoding dynamin family protein has translation MAGIDRARLLLDATRGVLADDPRAQGELDLCEHRMYQPVRVALAGSLKAGKSTLLNALVGQDIAPTDATECTRVVTWYRSGRSPSVTAHVDDGRAVPIPVTRVDGRLGFDFGHLTADRVDHLDVEWPSRALQSTTIVDTPGTASLSTELSDSTIRLLAPRADEHRGQSGVDAVVYLLRSLTATDTAMLRRIGTAIGGSSGPLGVIGVVSRADELGAGRMDAMISAQQIAGRFAGELERTGLCQAVVPVAGLLALAARTLREVEFRALAQLASTPGPEIESALLTVDRFARPDILPHIPAALRRSLAERFGVFGIRLAVTLVRFGATSSTALAAELLERSGLPELSAIIDTQFAQRADELKSHSALVTLDHLLAACASTRAAELRASVRRELADVHGFRELRVLTTIRGGGLDLPPDQIADLSRLIGGSGIDPATRLGLPAETDAPTVRSTAIEAARTWRSLADHPLIAPDVASACQVAVRSAEGIVARLDEPQEVAGTTGFSAGLHSPRG, from the coding sequence ATGGCCGGGATCGATCGTGCACGTTTGCTACTCGACGCCACGCGTGGCGTCCTGGCCGACGATCCGCGTGCGCAGGGCGAACTCGATCTCTGTGAGCACCGGATGTATCAACCGGTGCGGGTCGCGCTGGCTGGGTCCTTGAAGGCCGGCAAGTCGACCCTGCTCAATGCGCTTGTCGGACAGGACATCGCCCCGACCGATGCTACCGAGTGCACCCGGGTCGTGACCTGGTACCGCAGCGGCCGGTCGCCGTCGGTGACCGCACACGTCGACGACGGTCGCGCGGTCCCGATCCCGGTGACCCGGGTCGACGGACGCCTGGGCTTCGACTTCGGGCACCTCACCGCTGATCGCGTGGACCATCTCGACGTCGAATGGCCTTCCCGCGCACTGCAATCCACCACGATCGTGGACACACCGGGCACCGCGTCGCTGTCGACGGAACTGTCCGACTCCACAATTCGCCTCCTCGCACCCCGGGCCGACGAGCACCGGGGTCAATCGGGGGTCGACGCGGTCGTCTACCTGCTTCGGTCTCTCACCGCCACGGACACGGCCATGCTGCGACGCATCGGCACCGCGATCGGCGGTTCGTCGGGCCCGCTGGGGGTGATCGGCGTCGTGTCGCGTGCCGACGAGCTGGGCGCCGGCCGGATGGACGCGATGATCTCCGCCCAACAGATCGCCGGGCGCTTCGCCGGTGAACTCGAGCGGACCGGACTCTGCCAGGCGGTGGTCCCCGTCGCGGGGCTGCTCGCCCTGGCGGCCCGCACGCTGCGCGAGGTCGAGTTCCGCGCGCTGGCACAGCTGGCCTCGACGCCGGGACCGGAGATCGAGTCGGCGTTGCTGACGGTGGATCGTTTCGCGCGGCCCGACATCTTGCCCCACATCCCCGCCGCCCTCCGACGCTCACTCGCCGAGCGGTTCGGCGTCTTCGGCATCCGACTGGCGGTCACGCTCGTCCGTTTCGGCGCGACGTCGTCGACCGCGCTGGCCGCGGAACTCCTCGAACGCAGCGGTCTGCCGGAGTTGAGTGCCATCATCGACACCCAGTTCGCCCAGCGTGCCGACGAACTCAAATCCCATTCGGCACTGGTCACCCTCGATCACCTGCTGGCGGCGTGCGCGTCGACGCGGGCGGCGGAGCTACGGGCCTCGGTCCGACGAGAGCTCGCCGACGTGCACGGTTTCCGCGAACTGCGTGTCCTCACCACCATCCGCGGCGGTGGTCTCGACCTGCCCCCGGATCAGATCGCCGACCTCTCCCGCCTGATCGGCGGCTCGGGAATCGATCCTGCGACACGTCTGGGTCTCCCCGCCGAGACCGATGCGCCGACTGTTCGTTCGACGGCGATCGAGGCCGCTCGCACCTGGCGGTCTCTCGCCGACCACCCACTGATCGCACCGGACGTCGCGTCGGCCTGCCAGGTGGCCGTCCGCAGCGCAGAGGGCATCGTCGCACGACTGGACGAGCCACAGGAAGTTGCCGGCACGACGGGTTTCAGCGCAGGGTTGCACTCACCGCGCGGGTGA
- a CDS encoding aldehyde dehydrogenase family protein — translation MTVFAKPGADGSVMSYESRYDNWIGGQWTPPVKGQYFENPSPVDGKTFCEVARSTAEDIDLALDAAHKAAPAWGKTSAAERSLALLRIADRMEENLEKLAVAETWDNGKAVRETLAADIPLAIDHFRYFAGALRAQQGGISEIDEDTVAYHFHEPLGVVGQIIPWNFPILMAVWKLAPALAAGNAVVLKPAEQTPASILYLVSLISDLLPAGVLNVVNGFGVEAGKPLASSNRIRKIAFTGETTTGRLIMQYASENLIPVTLELGGKSPNIFFNDVMASDDGFLDRALEGFSMFALNQGEVCTCPSRALIQQDIYDEFIAKAVDRVSKIKQGNPLDTDTMMGAQASNDQFEKISSYLAIGRDEGAQVLTGGEVADLGGDLSGGFYIKPTVFQGNNKMRIFQEEIFGPVLAVTTFKDFSDAMHIANDTLYGLGAGVWSRDGATAYRAGREIQAGRVWTNTYHDYPAHAAFGGYKQSGIGRENHLMMLEHYQQTKNLLVGYAQNAKGFF, via the coding sequence ATGACCGTCTTCGCAAAGCCCGGTGCCGATGGCTCGGTGATGAGCTACGAGTCGCGCTACGACAACTGGATCGGTGGCCAGTGGACCCCGCCGGTGAAGGGTCAGTACTTCGAGAACCCGTCGCCGGTGGACGGCAAAACGTTCTGTGAGGTCGCCCGTTCGACGGCCGAGGACATCGACCTCGCCCTCGACGCCGCCCACAAGGCCGCCCCGGCGTGGGGCAAGACCTCCGCCGCCGAGCGCTCCCTCGCACTGCTGCGCATCGCCGATCGCATGGAGGAGAACCTCGAGAAGCTCGCGGTCGCCGAGACCTGGGACAACGGCAAGGCCGTCCGCGAGACGCTCGCCGCCGACATCCCGCTCGCCATCGACCACTTCCGCTACTTCGCCGGTGCGCTGCGTGCCCAGCAGGGCGGGATCTCCGAGATCGACGAAGACACCGTGGCGTACCACTTCCACGAGCCGCTCGGCGTGGTCGGCCAGATCATCCCGTGGAACTTCCCGATCCTCATGGCCGTCTGGAAGCTGGCCCCGGCTCTCGCCGCCGGCAACGCGGTGGTGCTCAAGCCCGCCGAGCAGACCCCGGCGTCGATCCTCTACCTGGTGAGCCTCATCAGCGACCTGCTGCCCGCCGGTGTTCTCAACGTGGTCAACGGTTTCGGCGTCGAGGCCGGCAAGCCCCTCGCCTCGAGCAACCGCATCCGCAAGATCGCGTTCACCGGCGAGACCACCACCGGCCGCCTGATCATGCAGTACGCGTCGGAGAACCTGATCCCGGTCACGCTCGAGCTCGGTGGCAAGAGCCCCAACATCTTCTTCAACGACGTCATGGCCTCCGACGACGGCTTCCTCGACCGTGCGCTGGAGGGCTTCTCGATGTTCGCCCTCAACCAGGGTGAGGTGTGCACCTGCCCGAGCCGCGCGCTGATCCAGCAGGACATCTACGACGAGTTCATCGCCAAGGCCGTCGATCGCGTCTCGAAGATCAAGCAGGGTAACCCGCTCGACACCGACACCATGATGGGTGCGCAGGCGTCGAACGACCAGTTCGAGAAGATCTCGTCGTACCTGGCCATCGGCCGCGACGAGGGCGCTCAGGTGCTCACCGGCGGCGAGGTCGCGGATCTCGGCGGCGACCTGTCCGGCGGCTTCTACATCAAGCCGACCGTGTTCCAGGGCAACAACAAGATGCGCATCTTCCAGGAGGAGATCTTCGGCCCGGTCCTCGCGGTCACCACCTTCAAGGACTTCTCCGACGCCATGCACATCGCCAACGACACCCTGTACGGCCTCGGTGCCGGCGTGTGGAGCCGCGACGGTGCGACCGCCTACCGTGCGGGCCGCGAGATCCAGGCCGGTCGTGTGTGGACCAACACCTACCACGACTACCCGGCACACGCCGCCTTCGGCGGCTACAAGCAGTCCGGCATCGGTCGCGAGAACCACCTGATGATGCTCGAGCACTACCAGCAGACCAAGAACCTCCTGGTCGGTTACGCTCAGAACGCGAAGGGCTTCTTCTGA
- a CDS encoding dynamin family protein produces MTSSPAEIPPARRTDEVAHVPAAGTQATPSTIGDLLATMSEVAREVGRTDLVTRLDGARTRISDPRLRIVVVGQLKQGKSQFVNALLNLDVCSVGDDETTAVPTVISHAPQPTAHLVVDGPAADNRIPVPMDAIGAVTPDSPLAGGREVLRLEIGAPGPLLADGLVLVDTPGVGGHGHPYAAATLGMVAAADAVLVLSDASQEFTAPEMSFLQQVIGLCPTVACLLTKTDLYPHWRAVADADRSHLQAAGMDIPLLPVSSVLRSHALRLGDEQLNAEAGFLHLYRYLRDHVVASAQQATRGAVATDLRVVSEHLALTLGSELAALRDPDTATKAVRALHEAKADAEAMRRQSAQWQQTLADGVADLAADIDHDLRDRLRAVTREAERAIDEGDPGVDWEQLAEWLTEQTATVIGDNFVWAHERSVWLAERVADHFAAAGQTSLPDFDAADLTGVLDSVAELAELDSGKVGVTQKLLIGMRGSYGGVLMFGLISTMVGMALINPVSVGAGLLLGTKAYRDDKQAKILERRAKAKVAVRAFTDDVSFQVGKESRDRLRVIQRVLRDHFSSVAEQTARSISESLSAAQSAATSTESERTRRAAELESRLAAVAALRKAADHFDPAPLDPAHTEPAPAKVGRHAAGQSR; encoded by the coding sequence ATGACAAGTTCCCCCGCCGAGATCCCGCCCGCCAGACGAACGGACGAGGTCGCGCATGTCCCTGCGGCCGGCACCCAGGCAACACCGTCGACCATCGGCGATCTGCTGGCCACCATGTCGGAGGTGGCCCGCGAGGTCGGGCGAACCGACCTCGTCACCCGCCTCGACGGCGCCCGGACCCGCATCTCCGACCCTCGCCTGCGAATTGTCGTGGTGGGACAGCTCAAACAGGGCAAGAGCCAATTCGTCAACGCCCTGCTGAACCTCGACGTGTGCTCGGTGGGAGACGACGAGACGACCGCGGTGCCGACCGTGATCTCGCACGCGCCCCAGCCGACCGCCCACCTCGTCGTCGACGGTCCGGCCGCCGACAATCGCATCCCGGTCCCGATGGACGCGATCGGTGCCGTCACCCCCGACTCGCCTCTCGCCGGTGGCCGCGAGGTGCTGCGGTTGGAGATCGGTGCGCCGGGTCCGCTGCTGGCGGACGGGCTCGTCCTCGTCGACACCCCCGGTGTCGGTGGTCACGGACACCCCTACGCCGCAGCCACACTGGGCATGGTCGCGGCCGCCGACGCAGTGCTGGTGCTGTCGGACGCCAGCCAGGAGTTCACGGCGCCGGAGATGTCCTTCCTCCAGCAGGTGATCGGGCTCTGCCCGACCGTCGCCTGTCTGCTCACGAAGACCGACCTGTATCCGCACTGGCGGGCCGTCGCCGACGCCGATCGCTCGCATCTCCAGGCCGCCGGGATGGACATTCCCCTGCTTCCGGTGTCGTCGGTGCTGCGTTCGCACGCGCTGCGCCTGGGCGACGAACAACTGAACGCCGAAGCCGGATTCCTCCACCTCTACCGGTACCTTCGCGATCACGTGGTGGCGTCCGCTCAGCAGGCGACCCGCGGGGCGGTCGCCACCGACCTCCGGGTGGTCAGTGAGCATCTCGCCCTCACCCTCGGCAGCGAGCTGGCAGCGCTCCGCGATCCGGACACCGCGACCAAAGCCGTCCGGGCGCTGCACGAGGCCAAGGCCGACGCCGAGGCGATGCGCCGCCAATCCGCGCAGTGGCAACAGACTCTGGCCGACGGGGTCGCCGACCTCGCCGCCGACATCGACCACGATCTCCGCGATCGGCTCCGCGCGGTCACCCGCGAGGCCGAACGCGCCATCGACGAGGGCGATCCGGGCGTCGACTGGGAGCAACTCGCCGAGTGGCTGACCGAGCAGACGGCGACGGTCATCGGCGACAACTTCGTCTGGGCTCACGAGCGGTCGGTCTGGCTGGCCGAGCGGGTCGCCGACCATTTCGCGGCCGCCGGCCAGACGTCCCTCCCCGACTTCGATGCCGCCGATCTGACCGGTGTGCTCGACTCGGTGGCCGAACTCGCCGAGCTCGACAGCGGCAAGGTCGGTGTCACACAGAAACTGCTGATCGGCATGCGGGGGTCCTACGGCGGCGTGCTGATGTTCGGGCTCATCTCGACGATGGTCGGCATGGCCCTGATCAACCCGGTGTCGGTAGGTGCCGGACTCCTGTTGGGCACCAAGGCATACCGCGACGACAAGCAGGCGAAGATACTCGAACGCCGAGCCAAGGCGAAGGTGGCGGTACGGGCGTTCACCGACGATGTCAGCTTCCAGGTGGGCAAGGAATCGCGGGACCGGTTGCGGGTGATCCAGCGCGTGCTGCGCGACCACTTCAGCTCGGTCGCCGAGCAGACCGCTCGCTCCATCTCCGAATCCCTGAGTGCCGCACAGTCGGCGGCCACCTCAACCGAGTCCGAACGGACCCGGCGGGCCGCCGAGCTCGAGTCCCGGCTGGCTGCGGTTGCCGCCCTGCGCAAGGCCGCCGATCATTTCGACCCCGCTCCCCTCGACCCGGCTCACACCGAACCGGCGCCAGCGAAGGTCGGTCGTCACGCGGCCGGACAGTCCCGCTGA
- a CDS encoding GAF domain-containing protein: MTDAAAVGTRIRRAYEDFLSGVTPPTDAVRSIVRDSWARSLSRGIDPSDVSPHDGLPTGEAVSTMTADEFAEYRAAHPITAVRPLVQSLMVDAIADTGVVVALTDQVGRLLWVEGDSAARDKAGNINFVEGSVWSEEAVGTNAPGLALAVDRGVQIVGPEHFAGPVQEWSCAAAPVHDPFTGHVIGVIDVTGGREVAAPFALAAVRSVVAAVERELQSSAVDLADPSTFRTGVVRSSAAHLTVLGDGPHRWRRTADATGARTVSRRHAEILVLLQAFPEGLNTEQLALKLAEEGLDPVSVRAEISRLRRDLGADLVASRPYRLTLDISSDIGDIRDRIVSGTDLASVVDDLGRGGLLVESTAPGIVEIFEELREDLRSRLIAAGDVAALRKWTSSVHGRDDLGAWRRLEHRLPVGHPDRAVVGGRIRLLDKRYGV; this comes from the coding sequence ATGACAGACGCGGCTGCGGTGGGTACACGCATCCGCCGTGCGTATGAGGATTTCCTATCCGGTGTCACGCCCCCGACGGACGCGGTCCGCTCCATCGTCCGTGACTCCTGGGCGCGGTCGCTGAGCCGCGGCATCGACCCCAGCGACGTCAGCCCCCACGACGGGTTGCCCACCGGCGAAGCGGTGTCGACCATGACCGCCGACGAGTTCGCCGAGTACCGGGCAGCCCACCCGATCACCGCGGTCCGCCCACTGGTCCAGTCGCTGATGGTCGACGCGATCGCCGACACCGGGGTCGTCGTCGCCCTCACCGACCAGGTCGGCCGGCTGCTGTGGGTGGAAGGCGACTCGGCGGCCCGGGACAAGGCCGGCAACATCAACTTCGTCGAGGGCTCGGTCTGGAGCGAGGAAGCCGTCGGGACCAACGCGCCCGGTCTAGCCCTGGCCGTCGACCGCGGCGTCCAGATCGTCGGTCCCGAACATTTCGCCGGACCGGTCCAGGAGTGGAGTTGTGCCGCGGCGCCGGTGCACGACCCGTTCACCGGGCACGTCATCGGCGTGATCGACGTGACCGGCGGACGCGAGGTCGCGGCGCCGTTCGCGCTCGCGGCGGTCCGATCGGTGGTCGCCGCGGTGGAGCGGGAACTGCAGTCGAGCGCCGTGGACCTCGCCGACCCGTCCACCTTCCGCACCGGCGTCGTGCGGTCGAGCGCCGCCCACCTCACCGTCCTCGGCGACGGCCCGCATCGCTGGCGTCGCACCGCCGACGCGACCGGGGCGCGCACCGTGTCGCGGCGCCACGCGGAGATTCTCGTTCTCCTGCAAGCCTTTCCGGAGGGACTCAACACCGAGCAGCTCGCCCTGAAGCTCGCCGAGGAGGGGCTCGATCCGGTGAGCGTGCGGGCCGAGATCTCCCGACTCCGACGCGATCTGGGTGCCGACCTGGTGGCGAGCCGTCCCTATCGCCTCACCCTCGACATCTCCTCCGACATCGGGGACATCCGGGACCGCATCGTGAGCGGAACCGACCTGGCGTCGGTGGTCGACGACCTCGGTCGCGGTGGGCTGCTGGTCGAGTCGACGGCGCCGGGCATCGTCGAGATCTTCGAGGAACTGCGCGAGGACCTGCGTTCACGGCTCATCGCGGCCGGCGACGTCGCCGCGCTGCGCAAGTGGACGTCGTCGGTCCACGGGCGCGACGACCTCGGCGCCTGGCGTCGCCTCGAACACCGGCTGCCGGTCGGGCACCCCGACCGGGCCGTCGTCGGTGGGCGTATCAGGTTGCTCGACAAGCGCTACGGAGTATGA